From Oreochromis niloticus isolate F11D_XX linkage group LG1, O_niloticus_UMD_NMBU, whole genome shotgun sequence, a single genomic window includes:
- the isl2b gene encoding insulin gene enhancer protein isl-2b isoform X5: MRPVLVSSGTAKPTAKEIMLFGIKCAKCNLGFSSSDLVMRARDNVYHIECFRCSVCSRQLLPGDEFSLREEELLCRADHSLLLERSSAGSPVSPGHIHSNRPLHLAADPVTVRQAPHRNHVHKQSEKTTRVRTVLNEKQLHTLRTCYNANPRPDALMKEQLVEMTGLSPRVIRVWFQNKRCKDKKKSILMKQLQQQQQSDKTVSIFSLQGLTGTPLVAGSPIRHEGNVQGNPVEVQTYQPPWKALSEFALQSDLDQPAFQQLVSFSESGSLGNSSGSDVTSLSSQLPDTPNSMVPSPVET; this comes from the exons GCTGTTTGGAATTAAATGCGCAAAATGCAACCTGGGGTTCAGCAGCAGCGATTTGGTGATGAGAGCTCGGGATAACGTGTACCACATCGAGTGTTTTCGGTGCTCCGTGTGCAGCAGGCAACTGCTGCCGGGAGACGAGTTTTCTCTCCGGGAAGAGGAGCTGCTGTGCCGGGCGGACCACAGCCTGCTGCTGGAGAGGAGCTCCGCAGGAAGCCCCGTCAGCCCCGGACACATCCACTCCAACAGACCGCTGCACCTGGCAG CAGATCCTGTAACGGTGCGGCAGGCTCCGCATCGGAACCACGTCCACAAGCAGTCGGAGAAGACAACGCGGGTCAGGACGGTGCTGAACGAGAAGCAGCTCCACACGTTGCGGACCTGCTACAACGCCAACCCGAGGCCGGACGCGCTGATGAAGGAGCAGCTGGTGGAGATGACTGGCCTGAGCCCAAGGGTGATCCGGGTCTGGTTCCAGAACAAGCGttgcaaagacaaaaagaaatctATCCTCATGAagcagctccagcagcagcagcagagcgaTAAGACTGTAAGCATCTTC AGCCTGCAGGGCCTCACGGGGACGCCACTTGTGGCTGGAAGTCCTATTCGACACGAGGGAAACGTGCAGGGAAACCCAGTGGAGGTTCAGACCTACCAGCCTCCATGGAAAGCTTTGAGTGAATTCGCCCTGCAGAGCGACCTGGATCAGCCAGCTTTTCAACAactg GTGTCTTTCTCTGAATCGGGATCTCTCGGGAACTCCTCGGGCAGCGACGTGACTTCTTTGTCTTCTCAGTTACCGGACACCCCGAACAGTATGGTACCCAGCCCGGTGGAGACGTGA